From Xyrauchen texanus isolate HMW12.3.18 chromosome 15, RBS_HiC_50CHRs, whole genome shotgun sequence:
gggagaacacttcccCTGAAACTGTTTCAGAAAGCAGTGGGATTTATGGTGGTGGCATCTGTCATttcattaggtctcttacacatgagacctcttcagtgctggctgaagcgacGTGTGCACGTATCCCACCGctgtatagctgctttagcaCCATGAAAagctcctgcattttaccagcgatGTATCACGCTGGGACAAGTTGTCATGCAGCGCCTAAAGCTAATCTATGCAATACCCTTCTCTTTCTTTTAGGATGCGAGTCGAGACTCGAGGACGTATAGCGACCACCAGGGGGAACTCGTGACAACCcttctgaaacaaaacaaaaaaacaaacctaAAATTAAAAGGAGACAAAAAgcatagatattatatagagactaGATGCCCTATTGGCCGCTGCGCACTGAGAAATACGGCCGCCATCTTAAACCGGTCGTACTCCTAGTTTCGTTGCGCGGCAGCAGTTAAGATGCCAGAGCACTGTGGAGCATTTTCCTGTTCTAATCGGCGGACCATCGCAAATAGGGCCCGTGggattacttttcacaagtaagtTTTAACATTACCGTACTATTGGTTGTATTTTGTGAATATAATATTACCAGATAATTGAGAAGGATCAAGGATCTTTgatattactgtactgaaatcgtagccagctaacgttagctaggtgtgtgtgtgtgtgtgtgagagtgagagtgtgtgtgtgagagagagagagtgtttgtgtgtgtgtgtttgtgtgtgagagagagagagagtgtgtgagagagtgtgtgtgtgtgagagagagacagtgtgtctgtttgtgactgttcgtgtttgtgtgtgtgcgcttgtttgtttgtttgtgagagtgtgtgtgtgagagagagagagtgtgtgtgtcacaaatcattataaatagtttcttcaacttattaaaatatcttactttactgcaactatctgtttctgattttttatcatatttttagtGTGTGATTTATAAAATACCTTATATCCTACATCACATATTTAGATTTTGGACGTCTGGTCACTTTATATCTTATATCagaatattatattactgttaagcctactatgaatattaaaatacgccGAACCATGTGTCCTTAGCTACATGAATGAcctttgcagcaaaaaaaaaCTCCGCGTGACCATCAGTTCGgtggacatttttttatttttttatttattgcttgAACAACAGTTACAAAacttgaacaaataaaattaaataaataaataaataataataataataaaaataaaaaggccaGGGTCaagtatacaaaaatatataagataCAAAAAACGGTATAATAAACCAAACAGACGTTAAAAGGCTTTGACAATTCACAAAAtcataaatgtattcaataaatgAATGGTTTTAACAGCTTTTTTGTTTGTACTGTCCTTAATAGAAACCATATAATGTTCTAATTCTTTCAATACCACAGAAAAAAAGAGGTTTCTGATTGCTAAATTTACACAGATGAATATGGAACTTAACAAATATAATCACCAAATTAATAATATACGCTAACATTTTCCATACTTTTTTCATATTTGACAAAACCAATTATTACATGTTCATATAACAAAAGGAAGTTGCAATCCAATTTGTCATTAATAAATTTAGAAACTTCCCACCATAACCTCTTTGTATACTGACAATGCCAAAAAATATGAGGTACAGTTTCTggttgcaaaaaacaaaatgagcaaTTTACATCTATATCTTTGTTAAATTTGGATAGAAAATGTTTAGCGGGGTAAAATTTGTGCAATATCTTAAATGAAATTTCCTTGACCTTATttgtaatgatttatttattaggcaaCAGCCATATCTTACTCCAATTCCTAGTTCCAATAAACCTTGACCAATAGGAAATGGCATGTGGTTTACTAACTAGTTCTTTCTGGAAAAGTGAACGTATAACCTTATTGTTTTTGCTTGTCGAAAAACAAACTTTACCACAAAACGTATCAGCTAGATGCAGTACAGGCACACTTTTAGAGTATGTAATGCCTCTACATAAAGAGACAACACCTGGAGAAATAGCACCAATTACAGAGGCAAATTCTTTAGGTGAAACAGGGAAATTGAAGTATGAAAGGAATTCATCATAAGTCATCAAATACCCTTGACAATTCAACAACTGTCCCACCAAAAGGATACCCCTGTCAAACCAAGTTTTCAAAAATATGCTCTTATGTTTgtacaaaatattacaattattccaTATGTAataaattatgcttgtaaattaaCTTCCAAGCCAAAAGTGCTTGCCTGTGAAAAGCTGACAGCTTAACTGGGAGTTTTTCAGTAGTTCGGTGGACATCCAACCCGGCCACATCCAAGTGTAACGTCAGAAGCCACGCCCAtcggggggggcacctgagactcgtagtgacggattaattgacagctgctgtcagactctatgttattattattcctcacatggtcgcaagacgacatgtacatgaatctggcgtggtgagctggaacctgcttacgtcagctgtcaccgcttacgtcacgaagtaccgcaacagccaataggaaaattcaactgcagtagccaccgttcaacctgaagagggcagcattcagacgtttttacaccatatattgtagaattaaaacactttatacacatgtCAAAAAAATtccttgaatcaatgaccagtactaataaagccccatgcttacagatcattaactaaaaaaagttggtttagtgtttagttaccctttaagtattCTCTTAATCAAAAGGCAACAAAAACTGTGAATgtgtgtaaacaatttgatatcttTTTGTAAATCCGTACTTCCCCTGGCAAAATGTGATGATGTGAGTcttttgtttataataataataataataataataataataataataataaatgttatttataatgCACTTTACATTTCAACTAAATCTCaaagtttatgtttttgtttatgttaaaacACCCGCAATGTTGGAAACTgcacaatgtattatttatataatggagATGAACGTTCCTGTAAACTGCAattgttgaataaaaataaaaataaaaaaatgtccacaGCAGGATGCAGCGAGCTGTACTTCCACTGAGTGTAGCTGGTGACCGGTCTAAGATGGCGGCGCCGCGGCTCGTCCGCGCCAGTAGGCAGAAGCGGTCGATAGGGCGTCTATCTATATGATGATGTCTATGACATAAAGGGCCTCCTCTGTCGTGGACTTCACGGAAAGCAAGTTCACATCAAATGCTCTATATGAACTGCACAAGTTACGGAAATCGAGTGCACGGTCGAAATAGTTCAAGGTATGCTAAAGTTTTAACACTACAATATCACTAGataaaatagaccaaaatatattaAGTCATCGAAAAACAATTTCAAACGTCGCTACGAGGCGAAAATATGAGCACTCCTGACTGTTCTGTTTGAGTTATGATTGTTGGCAAAGATAAAAATTTAACAAGCAACTATTTAAGTGttaaattactattattttttttctgtttttcagaTTCTTGCAACGGATGTTGACCAAAGTTATTGTCGTATAGTCAATCTTCTCAAGCCTCACTTGAAACTAAAAAAAAACTCATCAAGATCTGTAGATATCCGGTAAATGACGGAAACAAGAAATTAAGGTAATTTTGACccttttttaaaattacattattgaATAATATTTGAATAGCCTAAATATAATGTCAATGATTAAGAGCAGTTACCAACCTCTTTTAAAATTACACTGCTTTGCTTAATcaatacatacatgtatacatgtataatCTTAAGATTTGTCACTTTAGATATTTATTCATGTAGCTTAGTCAGACATTCAGACGAGCCTTTTCAGCGCTAGCCGCTTCCGTGTTTTGTCTCTGAACTGTCGGGTTGTATTGAAGCTATCGAGAAGAGTCGATCTAAATGGATTatgtgtgggagcacagaaagtatttttcacaagagttgatggtgtgagtctacagCACCACTTTACTATGTGAAAATGCTAGTGAGGTGTTTTTCTGTCACTCTAAATTGTTATgaaattttcatatttgtttacATGATATTTTCTTTGGAGATACAAACTGTAGAATTGAAAATAAAaggaacattttgaaataaatatttcctGCCAATTTAAGGGTTTAATTAATGAAATTGCTCTTGTCATAATATGTTTTATAGATTTATGCTGGCAGGACCAATGTCCAACTTTCTGTTTCCTAATGAAAAAGTATGTaggattatttttaaattaaactacATACACATGCGTTTATTAATtaataggcctatattatttatttatttttctatttcattttatGTATTGTGGGAGCACTAAAACATTAGTTTACTTGTCTCCCTCAACTTCCATTTTAGTTTAATTTGTCAAATAGACCCCAGTTAACCTTGCTGTCTCTTTGATTTGTGGTTTTATTTTTCCTGGACAGGGCAGAGGAACatacaagaaaagaaaaagttaaaAAGTTCTCCACACACAAGGTTAGTATGAAAGACCCACCATGCTCTTGCAGATCTTGCTTAATAGCAAATTTCATGTAACAATCATCTTATACTATGGCTGTTTGATCATTTGAATTATACATCTTAATTTAGTCATGTGGCTACTTCAGTGTCATGTCTTTAATAATCCactataatacaattattatcatTGCAATGTACAATGAAAATAACTGATGAATTGAActgatataacaataattcattaTCAAATCAATATCAAATACCTGGATTGGAAAAGCCCTCAGATGAGAGGTGATTATAGAAGTTAAattcaattttattattattttttttattttatttttttttattatatcatattatctgtcttgttgctgttttgtattgctgtgcactggaagcttctgtcacctagacaaattccttgtatgtttaagcatacttggcaataaagctcattctgattctctcTGAGTCAGTAGTTGGAACTATGGATACAATTTTTCActattaaaagtaaatttttaggTGCTCACTGATACCACCATTTTTAGTAATGCTGTAAAAAGGTACAGTGCTGAGAAATTGGTGTTTTGAGGACTGCATGGTTATATTTAAATTAGAAACAAACTGTCCAAATATACCACACTGTTCACACTAGAAAAGGCTGAAGCCAAAGCAGAATGTGACCAGTTGTTATATCAGTGTttccaaccactgtgccgtggcacactagtgtgccttgaaagaatgtcatgtgtgatgtggaaaattatcaaaaatccacaaaataaacaaatacaagaaataattttttttcagggAAACAAACTCATCATGCCTTGAGGCTGAGCTCAGCATCAAGCACCGCATTGccttccacatgacaagagttgcagaaagtgtaacgggcgattttacgagtttttACACGTAAAAATCGGGAGGTGtatttttcatgcattttatttattttgtggaatttgctaattttcacagcacacctgacaatctttcactcTCTTTTCAATCTTTGGTTGGGAAACACCGCATTACaaccctgggcacttcagcagtgctactaagagagtatatttctgctaaaagagtatatttcctcctttaagagcaaacacattgaagtgaacttctttttaaagacacgtctttgtaaagatgcctttccgtctttgtgggattcctggatgtggtcgtaaTCGCTCCGCCTCCGATGGCCACGagtgctgcctcacgtgtctgggcagcaatcacactgaggcagcgtttgtggatggttcatgttctcattgcgagaatatgaccatggcaacattgcagttgCGGCGttccttcttctgggggaaagccactccagccacctcCCCTTTCTAGGCTTTCTACCTATGGGTACAAGGCGGCCTGGCTGGCGCTGGagacgatttggggagttcaatgggcacggtctcgccaggtaaatccccgcAGACCTCCCGTTTCCCAGCACGCTCATTTGCCCCCGTTGAGATCCAAGATGAGACCAGCTTACCTCATGGCCAGCTGAACGTCTCTATCAGGGCTCGCGAGCAGGATGAGTtctcgatcgctgcatcggagagcgcactggGGATGTCAGACGCTGAGGACTGGACTGGGctgggctgctgccttcaggtctgcccgcccagtctgaggctgacgcagagctgaccgctatgcttgcctgggccgttGCGAatatcgggttggactggaagTCCCCATCCTCCCCTGCGCCCTCGTGGCTAGataattggttcctgggttcagggTGCTGCTCACGGCGACATCCCCCCcaccggtccctttcttcccggaagagcacgatgagctgacgaagtcgtggagggcaccttttgctgcccgAAACCGACTTCCAGgtttgtccgctctcactaccttcCACAGCGGGgtcggcccacgggtacacagaggtctctcaggtggataaggcggtcACGGTGTGCCTGTGCTCGCAAAACgcagccacctggcgggatcgtccGGCACTCttctccagggcctgtaggactacgtcatCTCTGGTGACCAAAgtctacagtgctgctggacaggccgcttccaccctgcatgccatggccctcctgcaagtgcaccaggccaaggctctgaaagagctgcacatgggtagtcctgatcccgatgtgcttcAGGAGATGCACtcggtgaccgacctcgccctcttGGTGACAAAGGTCACGGCAGGAGCACTCAggcaggcaatgtccaccttggtgcCACCTGCGGCTGAATCTGGGTGAGATGAGGGACGGCGACAAAGTTTGCTTTCTCAATacgcccatctcccagatcagccttttcggcgacactgttgagttctcggtggtgaagaagcagacggaggctatacagcacatcttgccccaatGCTGCCCAAGATCCCGTACCCCGTCTGCTCgacaagggcgtccccctgcgtcGGCGAAAGCACAGGTGGCTCCGCCACAGCCCGAGCCTAGTTCTCGACCCCACATGGCTAACACTTTCCTGCTcgtcgcggtggctggccaggaccatccgactcagctacacaattcagttcgccaggtgcccgCCCCTGGATCAGCGGCGTCTGCTTGACTTCGGTGCAgggcgagaatgccgccaccctgcgtgcggagatcatGACCCTTCTTCACAAGGGCGCGATAGAggctgtccctccagccgagatgaggaaaggCCCTTACACGAGGGCACACGTCACGTGGCTATTACGCCCCTCTGCCACCACTTATTCATCCCTTGGACAGACCTGTCATTTCTGCGGGCAGacgttcccctacagcaagtgtccagaagtgtcgtggtcaccacagacacctccaagtcAGGCTGGGGCACAACAGTCACGCAGCtgctggttcctggacaggacaacgactgtgttggcacatcaaatggctattgccattgatccggggcaagcacatgttggtccGGTCTGACAACACAGCAACAGTAGAATATATAAATCGGCAAGGTGGCATACGTTCTCCTTGCATGTTGCAaatcgcccgccatctcctcctctggtgTCAGGTCGCTGCTGGCCACTCGCATCTCGGGCAGCCTCAATGCCACAGCGGACGTACTGTCAAACCAGGCGACAcctggagagtggagactccacccacaGGTAGTCCAGCTGATTTCGAGTCAATTTAGCAAAGCACATGTAGACCTGTTCCtttcctgggaatcctcccactgcccgctctggtatgcaatAATGGGAGCCCCTCTCGGCACAgaagcgctggcacacagctggccccagggacTGCACAAATACGTGTTCCTCACAgtaagcctacttgcacagaccctgtccaaggtcagggaggaacaagtcactcttatGGCGCCGTATTGGCCCACACAGACTCTGTTcttggacctcatgctcctcgtgactGCACCTACCTGGCAAATTCtgctgaggaaggaccttctttctgttgggtcagtgctttccttcctgcaggagaagcctccaccctgaaggtgtatgtagctgctatagcagcgcACCATGATGCAGTTGaaggcaagtcccttggtaagcatgacctgatgatcaggttcctgagaggcgccagtagtctgaaccctcctaggccacgcctctttccctcatgtgacctctccatggtcctgcTCCATGGGTAGAGCCCCGTtcaagcccctagagtcagtcgagttaaAGGCTGTCTCATTAAAGGCCGCCCTCCTgaccgcgctcacttccatcaagagggtcgggaacctgcaagtgttctcGGTCAGTGAAAAgtgtctggagtttggtccagaagACACTCATAtaatcctgagaccctgaccgggctatgtgcccaaggttcccatgtcctcttttagggatcaagtgttgagcctgcaagcgctgcaagcccatgtgtcgtattgcaACATATTGACCTCCCCTTTGTGGCAGGATGTGGTGTCCactgggtcttctccccctgaaagaataggataggaaaagaacaccttccccaatgcgtaGTATTGccttagatggccccagccgaatcgaATACTCTGTGATAGAGAAAACATAAAGAGAAAAGGCCACAGCTGGTgctgcctgctcccatgctagttacatcaCACACCCCCCTctgggatgtggggaactacatgacgtctttttgGGGCGTTGTTggaggttacatgcagtctgatgcacctacAATAacgcacacagcagcttgcttgcccctgcatcggcagttcatgtagcacagttcagctgttgtgccgtttttctatagggacccctagtgtcactacattggcaTAATGGCCAGGGAATGAGACCACCACgctgtactagctgctgaaatggccgggaccttgtctcggctcctcagcacgaaacctgaatgagagtgggcattccttctccttttatacccgtatgtttaggggagtggcatgtaaattccactctccaattcccattggccttatcACAAAGATTGAgaatgttaggggtataacagttatgacccggaccagatatggagaaagaagaccaggcgTCGAGGAGTGCAatttaaagaatccaaaatttactgaagaatagtttgcagtgaaattggtagagccagcggcaaagtctcacgaggagatcgaaagctaactcgtaccttacacaaaatcttacatcaattataccatttgcaaggacgtacattccattattttactcctgattggctaaaagaacataaagtcacaacatatagatagttaaatggcctatcaacattaatcagcgcacttgtcgtccgcgcccgagatttacgtctgaagtgacctcgcagatggtcgcggggcgtcttcgagtcggcctggtgtgcatccctggttcaaaacctaggtagaaggtcaaacgcacacacaaaacactgatgaacgacagtccttctctgggcacaagacagctagagcacacattatcaggccatttaaaccaaaacagagagataaaatattcactcctcgggcagaggagagggttgaaataacatacgtttattccctaaagaaataataatagaaaatcacacttctactattcaggtgttattacataggactttaaaccatatacttaatcatagaaaagtaacgatcaaacacagaacatatgtttaacattctccctgccccctctcatcacagctaagcttatccccaaaggaccttcagactacgggcaggacagagagaaagactctggaatgttccttaaaagacactagttaacattccaacacacataagattcaaagtatatttcagttatgcataagaaaatagaattgattatgtgatcatgcatatagttaattcatcattttattaaagaagttaagcaacagaatatagatagatattgatataaaaggatatatatatgtattgatatatctgaagagacaagggattttcgaccctcacccttcagtcccccgttttagaccaatgtggggtccaataccgccacgtctggtctaccaagtgaggtcactacggaaggtggagtggtaacgcatgcttccctgacgggtcacatttgtctcttcgcctcattgcggacatgctggatactaaaaattcccagtccccacgcaaaggctctcccaccttccactcacaacagggcctgaatgttatccttcttaagtttctcttccaagcgtgtcgtcagttttctcagtcggttctcctcctcggaagggttcaagttactgcaagcagacctgcatacataagaaaaacagaaacgaacacacatccacacacacagacagaggacacccattcccaaaagagctccaaaagcatataacacatatttaacagctcccatgaccaaatcctctgacgcagccacaaactcctcccaagcttcctccacatattcctccactgtttccgtcatgtcagtgaatattgctcctaccgaaaaagccaaaaccaatgctactgctatagcagacggaggttccgaatcagtataccatggagtgcccttagatttaagccatacagaattcaaatactcataacctgcaaatggatcattagtttttatctgttccagaaatgcagtgataaatttctgccgagctgtttgccCCTTCAACCGAGGAAAGTATTCAGTCtcctgcttcaactctgcaacacaaagagacagctctgcttcgttagctttcttactcttatcaactggacaccatgcaggacccatggggtgtgtcaacctgtgtttagcacagtcctctgatggagtcttagactctagatctctgatttcctgtactgaaggaattggactcagaaattgtctaaattgttttgccctgtcaaaccactcatctccaatagctacagcggacaactgaggccacatcctcacctgaaatgatttataattgtcccacaacagctcctcatactttaaaggtaccagactagtctttgctcgagtgtacatcatttcaatattcagtttaaacacttgcaagtgcatccatgctgtcacattataagccatcgatgtaggattataacatttatcttcaaggtaatcatgcaagtgatccatgttgaaaacagttctgttagcaaggttcctagcaaactcatactggtgcaacacatcagaaaaactagcccaagtgtaacctgacttaacaaaagaagcattacacacctcccagggtatctccatcatcttcacaccggtgagcttctcagaaagttctctacatttatcaacatctccaggaggaaacatcttaacaaaccactgttgaatttctttacctaaacaacgctcaacatgtgcagtctccttccaagggtcatcgaatctagtgtacctgggccaagagagggacaaagcattaatagcaggcaaaccatttttactgccattcagatcgaacttgtccttgtcagttttatctatccgtcctaacctatcacagactgcaccgtaagccctattagtgtcccatcggatcatgtggcatttagttgtGACTAACACTCCgcatctcatcaaatccttatcatttattgctgtttgatactcatcagaccccggttcttctctaatcacaatattgctgtatatatagctttgggctacatctttaacgactttgttgtaaccaagttcattcgTAGCTTTGGGAaaatagtatgacatgatgtggcgaggatcaggagcacttgggtataacggaagtttcactgcttttccacctaaaatcatgtgggagtcattcacatctgctacctgacgcctccttcgttctgctctactctcaacttttctagattttaacaaatatcgattaaccatatccattcagtatagagcatgcactcatgttttcacgagctatgtggtcagggatccagctcattgaactgaaatctccttcaaacaggtcaacgcctccactcctcatccaccgacctttttgcataatgagggtagtatcgggataatttggggagtgaccaagccaataggtcactgtctcatttccgtccagacgataacaacgatcatttaccttttggtacatggtcggaattaaatttagaccctcagttgaatttagacatgggtattgtacccatgatggacggttatcgatctcctcacaatcccaatgagttgaaaacgcatggaatctccctgtccaaattgaaatttgaatccgcatcaaaaatgataaagcgatcagaattaaaaataccaacgagagcggaagtaccaatcggatgaaagctcgtttcactttcagtcgtctcactacgcacttcttcttgaagaattagcagcttcagtatgtcgtcggattcagccatctgtaatgataaaacatttgttctagaattctagaattttaacatacacgacagacatttaatgatcccgaggtagtaagttgttacacttttcaagtggtttcacctgtgaccaatgtctccatacggtacccaaaacccccctgtccagtagaacagaggtgttagtggtcaataccacctatcaaatttcggacctaagggggaaactatctcaTGCTGTAACatcacattgtcacctatttcaggcaaagcaggcatgtctttttgctcaacattatctcgatctgcttgtcgtgtgctaacactaacccgtgtgtctcgcagactgtcatccaaagctttcagataattttgtaaagcgtctttcaaaggcccggatggtccctcatgttgcaagggggcatcccagggcagccgcatgtagcgacctgtcattacctcaaaagggctgagctgtgtagtcttgttagggctggctctcatgcttaacaaaatcgctgggacagccgcatgccaccctttcccccactccaacaatctctttctcaatgaagttttaagcgtacgattagtgcattcaatagatccgctagattggggcctaaatggaatgtgaaagtgttgcctcacccccatcaatttcatgacatttttcatcaccttcccagtaaaatgtgtaccctgatctgaatcaatttgtaagggcaaaccccatcttgggaaaacttcattcaacataatcttggcggttgcatctgcggtgcagtttctcagtggaaatgcctcaacccataaaaatcattgcaagaagccctcagtcgtggccaccaccaggttttggaaatcattgcatgtagtttttcaggacgcAAGACTCAG
This genomic window contains:
- the LOC127656345 gene encoding uncharacterized protein LOC127656345; this encodes MFPPGDVDKCRELSEKLTGVKMMEIPWEVCNASFVKSGYTWASFSDVLHQYEFARNLANRTVFNMDHLHDYLEDKCYNPTSMAYNVTAWMHLQVFKLNIEMMYTRAKTSLVPLKYEELLWDNYKSFQVRMWPQLSAVAIGDEWFDRAKQFRQFLSPIPSVQEIRDLESKTPSEDCAKHRLTHPMGPAWCPVDKSKKANEAELSLCVAELKQETEYFPRLKGQTARQKFITAFLEQIKTNDPFAGYEYLNSVWLKSKGTPWYTDSEPPSAIAVALVLAFSVGAIFTDMTETVEEYVEEAWEEFVAASEDLVMGAVKYVLYAFGALLGMGVLCLCVWMCVRFCFSYVCRSACSNLNPSEEENRLRKLTTRLEEKLKKDNIQALL